The proteins below are encoded in one region of Pangasianodon hypophthalmus isolate fPanHyp1 chromosome 6, fPanHyp1.pri, whole genome shotgun sequence:
- the blm gene encoding recQ-like DNA helicase BLM isoform X6, with the protein MPTLPHNNLKEQLERHSSAAARSKSLARSKPGTFCFKKKCTPGSAKAEVPQKLPGKAKTQTFNPVVNPFAVSKPSLVELSISRLHKPQKNRLTGTNGGKAVGLAEDYISSAIPLDDWDHFDDFETPVKGERAGPDKDLSPKGARAQTCSTENRDLPIVGSFGTSDKACFVSKKILAVDQGGAQSGHTDGESPINTTKHLISVKHKSLLSDCEDKSIATGIKATDKIVGDFNCSTAGNLKSPSGFDDTLFSVMESICCLVDTIPEHELISLTCGTELLLLRAHRKRIVADAALLENQQSDRGTNTHPRLLHKATSAVTSKGDRSSTHFQFNKSNASVISLDCNNSIFKDSDCIINDVVKGDACSLNPSLIQADNQHKGKISGLNNGNVNIQPGECSLSLSFNQSNGQTVAQEKMVHFTSPKNTMEVDRKNVDSNALVGGAGLQDHKESDDIGSSSALPQPFCEGGLSNSYEVASRNLAHDRFWGFNFPHSPEMMKIFHKKFGLHQFRFNQLEAINATLLGEDTFVLMPTGGGKSLCYQLPACVSAGVTVVISPLRSLIVDQVQKLTALDVPATSLSGEKSDYEAGRIYMQLSKNDPVIKLLYATPEKICASGRMISALQNLYERGLLARFVIDEAHCVSQWGHDFRPDYKRMHELRQKFPKVPIMALTATATPRVQKDILNQLAMTRPQVFSMSFNRHNLIYSVLPKKPKKVGEDCINWIKKHYPYDSGIVYCLSRNDCDSMADSLQRAGIAALAYHAGINDSDREYVQNKWINQDGCQVICATIAFGMGIDKPDVRYVIHASLPKSVEGYYQESGRAGRDGEISHCILFYSYTDVIRIKRLIALDKEGNHQSKATHINNLHSMVHYCENVTECRRIQLLAYFGEHKFNTEFCRQYPEVICDNCARPHQYNARNVTEDVKKIVRFIQENCEKVGGKCPRFLQQNRLTLNMLVDIFLGSKSARIKSGMYGIGAAYSKHNAERLFKKLVLDHILVEDLYITNNGQAVAYISAGLKAMDVINGIIQVNFHETESASSIRKHKATVTKSVSKREEMVKRCLEELNELCKKLGKVFGLHYYNIFSTATLKKIAETLSTDPEVLLQIDGVTEDKLEKYGAELIELLEKYSKWQLSEVEEQAEGSHSTDDYYDRDGSMSAYFRSSKGQGEKRKKPPLSKNSKRRRGYNNQNFSKRGNQSSSKGRHIGADRVSKHAPSAPARRKPGFMALPIPQRAERPFLKPAFSQLG; encoded by the exons gacattttgctttaaaaagaaGTGTACACCAGGCAGTGCCAAAGCTGAAGTGCCTCAAAAG CTTCCAGGCAAAGCCAAGACACAGACATTCAACCCAGTAGTCAACCCATTTGCAGTGAGCAAACCTAGCCTTGTTGAGCTTTCCATCAGCAGATTGCATaaaccacaaaaaaacagactcaCAGGCACCAATGGAGGCAAAGCTGTAGGATTAGCTGAGGATTACATCTCGTCTGCTATTCCCTTGGACGACTGGGACCACTTTGATGATTTTGAAACTCCAGTCAAGGGAGAAAGAGCAGGACCAGACAAAGACCTATCACCTAAAGGTGCTAGAGCTCAGACTTGCAGCACTGAGAATAGGGATTTGCCAATAGTGGGATCTTTTGGCACGTCAGACAAAGCTTGCTTTGtttcaaaaaaaattcttgcTGTTGATCAGGGTGGTGCCCAGTCAGGACATACTGATGGTGAATCCCCCATCAatacaacaaaacatttaatttcagttaaacACAAGTCTCTGCTAAGTGACTGTGAAGACAAGAGCATTGCCACTGGCATTAAGGCTACTGATAAAATTGTGGGGGATTTCAACTGTTCAACAG CAGGCAATTTGAAGTCACCATCGG GGTTTGATGATACTCTCTTCAGTGTTATGGAGTCTATTTGTTGTCTAGTGGACACAATCCCTGAACATGAGCTTATATCCCTTACTTGTGGCACAGAATTGCTTTTACTGAGAGCTCACAG GAAAAGGATTGTAGCTGATGCTGCATTGTTGGAAAATCAGCAGTCAGACAGAGGAACCAACACTCACCCTAGGTTGCTTCACAAAGCTACTTCTGCTGTCACAAGCAAAGGCGATCGTTCATCTACACACTTTCAGTTCAATAAATCCAATGCTTCTGTTATATCTCTGGATTGCAACAATAGTATCTTTAAAGATTCAGACTGCATTATCAATGATGTGGTTAAAGGAGATGCCTGCAGCCTGAATCCTTCCCTTATACAGGCTGATAATCAACACAAGGGAAAAATCTCAGGCCTGAACAATGGTAATGTAAACATTCAACCTGGAGAATGTTCTTTGAGTCTGTCCTTCAATCAGTCAAATGGTCAGACTGTGGCTCAAGAGAAAATGGTACATTTCACCTCTCCTAAGAATACAATGGAGGTGGACAGAAAGAATGTGGACAGCAACGCATTAGTTGGAGGGGCTGGTTTACAAGACCACAAAGAATCAGATGACATAG GGAGTTCCAGTGCCCTACCACAGCCATTTTGTGAAGGAGGACTCTCGAACTcctatg AGGTTGCATCCAGAAATCTAGCACATGATCGCTTCTGGGGCTTCAACTTTCCCCACTCTCCAGAGATGATGAAGATTTTCCACAAGAAGTTTGGTCTTCATCAGTTCAGATTCAATCAGCTAGAAGCCATCAATGCTACTCTGCTGGGAGAGGACACATTTGTGCTAATGCCTACAG GAGGGGGTAAAAGCCTTTGCTATCAGCTGCCTGCTTGTGTCTCCGCTGGAGTGACTGTGGTGATATCTCCACTTCGTTCCCTTATTGTGGATCAGGTCCAGAAGCTTACAGCTTTAGAT gtCCCTGCCACTAGCTtgtctggggaaaaaagtgacTATGAGGCTGGACGAATCTACATGCAGCTTTCTAAGAACGATCCAGTCATCAAACTGCTTTATGCCACTCCTGAAAAG ATCTGTGCAAGTGGGAGGATGATCAGTGCTCTGCAGAATCTGTATGAACGAGGTCTGCTTGCTCGTTTTGTCATCGATGAGGCACACTGTGTCAGCCAG TGGGGACATGACTTCAGGCCAGACTATAAGCGGATGCATGAACTGCGCCAGAAGTTTCCCAAAGTTCCTATCATGGCACTGACAGCCACAGCCACACCTCGGGTCCAGAAGGACATCCTTAACCAGTTGGCTATGACTCGACCACAAGT ATTCTCAATGAGCTTCAACAGGCACAATCTCATATATTCTGTATTACCTAAAAAGCCCAAGAAAGTCGGAGAGGACTGTATTAACTGGATCAAGAAACACTATCCAT ACGACTCAGGAATTGTATACTGCCTGTCACGGAATGACTGTGACAGCATGGCAGATAGTCTTCAGAGGGCAGGTATTGCAGCCCTAGCATACCACGCTGGGATAAATGACAGTGACCGAGAGTATGTCCAAAACAAGTGGATCAACCAGGATGGTTGTCAA GTCATATGTGCCACCATTGCATTTGGCATGGGCATTGACAAGCCTGATGTACGTTATGTGATCCATGCCAGCCTACCCAAGTCAGTGGAGGGCTACTACCAAGAATCAGGCAGAGCTGGCCGGGATGGAGAGATCTCCCACTGCATTCTCTTCTATTCTTACACAGATGTCATTCGCATCAAAAGACTAATAGCCT TAGACAAAGAAGGCAACCACCAATCCAAAGCCACTCACATAAACAACCTGCACAGCATGGTACATTACTGTGAAAATGTGACAGAGTGTAGGAGGATTCAGCTTCTTGCATATTTCGGAgaacacaaatttaatacaGAATTCTGCAGGCAGTATCCAGAGGTCATCTGTGACAACTGTGCCCGACCACAC CAATACAATGCAAGAAATGTGACTGAGGATGTGAAGAAGATTGTACGATTCATACAGGAAAACTGTGAGAAGGTCGGTGGCAAATGTCCCagatttttgcagcaaaacagACTCACTCTGAACATGCTGGTTGACATTTTTCTGG GCTCGAAAAGTGCCCGAATCAAGTCAGGCATGTATGGGATTGGAGCAGCGTACTCCAAACACAATGCAGAAAGGCTCTTTAAGAAACTAGTGCTGGACCACATTCTCGTGGAGGATCTGTATATTACTAATAATGGACAAGCTGTGGCCTACATATCAGCTGGCCTTAAAGCCATGGACGTCATCAATGGCATCATACAG GTGAATTTCCATGAGACTGAGAGTGCCTCTAGCATTAGAAAGCACAAAGCCACTGTGACCAAGAGTGTCTCTAAGAGGGAGGAAATGGTGAAGAGGTGTCTGGAAGAGCTTAATGAGCTGTGTAAAAAGCTTGGCAAAGTGTTTGGTCTTCATTACTACAACATCTTCTCCACAGCCACTTTGAAAAAGATTGCTG AAACACTGTCTACTGACCCTGAGGTGTTGCTGCAGATTGATGGCGTGACTGAGGACAAACTGGAGAAGTATGGAGCTGAGCTCATTGAGCTACTGGAGAAATATTCAAAATGGCAGCTGTCAG AAGTTGAGGAGCAGGCTGAGGGCTCTCATTCTACTGATGATTATTATGACAGAGATGGCAGCATGTCTGCCTACTTCAGGAGCAGCAAAGGtcaaggagaaaagagaaagaaaccacCCTTATCAAAGAACTCCAAAAGACGCAGGGGTTACAACAACCAGAACTTCTCTAAACG TGGAAACCAGTCTTCATCTAAAGGAAGACACATAGGTGCAGATCGAGTTTCTAAACATGCTCCttcagcaccagcaaggaggaAACCTGGCTTCATGGCTCTGCCCATTCCTCAGCGTGCTGAGCGGCCATTCCTCAAACCTGCCTTCTCTCAACTTGGCTGA
- the blm gene encoding recQ-like DNA helicase BLM isoform X4, with translation MPTLPHNNLKEQLERHSSAAARSKSLARSKPGTFCFKKKCTPGSAKAEVPQKLPGKAKTQTFNPVVNPFAVSKPSLVELSISRLHKPQKNRLTGTNGGKAVGLAEDYISSAIPLDDWDHFDDFETPVKGERAGPDKDLSPKGARAQTCSTENRDLPIVGSFGTSDKACFVSKKILAVDQGGAQSGHTDGESPINTTKHLISVKHKSLLSDCEDKSIATGIKATDKIVGDFNCSTAGNLKSPSGFDDTLFSVMESICCLVDTIPEHELISLTCGTELLLLRAHRKRIVADAALLENQQSDRGTNTHPRLLHKATSAVTSKGDRSSTHFQFNKSNASVISLDCNNSIFKDSDCIINDVVKGDACSLNPSLIQADNQHKGKISGLNNGNVNIQPGECSLSLSFNQSNGQTVAQEKMVHFTSPKNTMEVDRKNVDSNALVGGAGLQDHKESDDIGDFCISDFDIDDFSENDIPDYCEEPAAFSVTGSSSALPQPFCEGGLSNSYEVASRNLAHDRFWGFNFPHSPEMMKIFHKKFGLHQFRFNQLEAINATLLGEDTFVLMPTGGGKSLCYQLPACVSAGVTVVISPLRSLIVDQVQKLTALDVPATSLSGEKSDYEAGRIYMQLSKNDPVIKLLYATPEKICASGRMISALQNLYERGLLARFVIDEAHCVSQWGHDFRPDYKRMHELRQKFPKVPIMALTATATPRVQKDILNQLAMTRPQVFSMSFNRHNLIYSVLPKKPKKVGEDCINWIKKHYPYDSGIVYCLSRNDCDSMADSLQRAGIAALAYHAGINDSDREYVQNKWINQDGCQVICATIAFGMGIDKPDVRYVIHASLPKSVEGYYQESGRAGRDGEISHCILFYSYTDVIRIKRLIAYKEGNHQSKATHINNLHSMVHYCENVTECRRIQLLAYFGEHKFNTEFCRQYPEVICDNCARPHQYNARNVTEDVKKIVRFIQENCEKVGGKCPRFLQQNRLTLNMLVDIFLGSKSARIKSGMYGIGAAYSKHNAERLFKKLVLDHILVEDLYITNNGQAVAYISAGLKAMDVINGIIQVNFHETESASSIRKHKATVTKSVSKREEMVKRCLEELNELCKKLGKVFGLHYYNIFSTATLKKIAETLSTDPEVLLQIDGVTEDKLEKYGAELIELLEKYSKWQLSEVEEQAEGSHSTDDYYDRDGSMSAYFRSSKGQGEKRKKPPLSKNSKRRRGYNNQNFSKRGNQSSSKGRHIGADRVSKHAPSAPARRKPGFMALPIPQRAERPFLKPAFSQLG, from the exons gacattttgctttaaaaagaaGTGTACACCAGGCAGTGCCAAAGCTGAAGTGCCTCAAAAG CTTCCAGGCAAAGCCAAGACACAGACATTCAACCCAGTAGTCAACCCATTTGCAGTGAGCAAACCTAGCCTTGTTGAGCTTTCCATCAGCAGATTGCATaaaccacaaaaaaacagactcaCAGGCACCAATGGAGGCAAAGCTGTAGGATTAGCTGAGGATTACATCTCGTCTGCTATTCCCTTGGACGACTGGGACCACTTTGATGATTTTGAAACTCCAGTCAAGGGAGAAAGAGCAGGACCAGACAAAGACCTATCACCTAAAGGTGCTAGAGCTCAGACTTGCAGCACTGAGAATAGGGATTTGCCAATAGTGGGATCTTTTGGCACGTCAGACAAAGCTTGCTTTGtttcaaaaaaaattcttgcTGTTGATCAGGGTGGTGCCCAGTCAGGACATACTGATGGTGAATCCCCCATCAatacaacaaaacatttaatttcagttaaacACAAGTCTCTGCTAAGTGACTGTGAAGACAAGAGCATTGCCACTGGCATTAAGGCTACTGATAAAATTGTGGGGGATTTCAACTGTTCAACAG CAGGCAATTTGAAGTCACCATCGG GGTTTGATGATACTCTCTTCAGTGTTATGGAGTCTATTTGTTGTCTAGTGGACACAATCCCTGAACATGAGCTTATATCCCTTACTTGTGGCACAGAATTGCTTTTACTGAGAGCTCACAG GAAAAGGATTGTAGCTGATGCTGCATTGTTGGAAAATCAGCAGTCAGACAGAGGAACCAACACTCACCCTAGGTTGCTTCACAAAGCTACTTCTGCTGTCACAAGCAAAGGCGATCGTTCATCTACACACTTTCAGTTCAATAAATCCAATGCTTCTGTTATATCTCTGGATTGCAACAATAGTATCTTTAAAGATTCAGACTGCATTATCAATGATGTGGTTAAAGGAGATGCCTGCAGCCTGAATCCTTCCCTTATACAGGCTGATAATCAACACAAGGGAAAAATCTCAGGCCTGAACAATGGTAATGTAAACATTCAACCTGGAGAATGTTCTTTGAGTCTGTCCTTCAATCAGTCAAATGGTCAGACTGTGGCTCAAGAGAAAATGGTACATTTCACCTCTCCTAAGAATACAATGGAGGTGGACAGAAAGAATGTGGACAGCAACGCATTAGTTGGAGGGGCTGGTTTACAAGACCACAAAGAATCAGATGACATAGGTGACTTCTGCATAAGTGACTTTGACATTGATGACTTCAGTGAGAATGATATCCCAGATTATTGTGAAGAACCTGCAGCTTTCTCTGTGACAGGGAGTTCCAGTGCCCTACCACAGCCATTTTGTGAAGGAGGACTCTCGAACTcctatg AGGTTGCATCCAGAAATCTAGCACATGATCGCTTCTGGGGCTTCAACTTTCCCCACTCTCCAGAGATGATGAAGATTTTCCACAAGAAGTTTGGTCTTCATCAGTTCAGATTCAATCAGCTAGAAGCCATCAATGCTACTCTGCTGGGAGAGGACACATTTGTGCTAATGCCTACAG GAGGGGGTAAAAGCCTTTGCTATCAGCTGCCTGCTTGTGTCTCCGCTGGAGTGACTGTGGTGATATCTCCACTTCGTTCCCTTATTGTGGATCAGGTCCAGAAGCTTACAGCTTTAGAT gtCCCTGCCACTAGCTtgtctggggaaaaaagtgacTATGAGGCTGGACGAATCTACATGCAGCTTTCTAAGAACGATCCAGTCATCAAACTGCTTTATGCCACTCCTGAAAAG ATCTGTGCAAGTGGGAGGATGATCAGTGCTCTGCAGAATCTGTATGAACGAGGTCTGCTTGCTCGTTTTGTCATCGATGAGGCACACTGTGTCAGCCAG TGGGGACATGACTTCAGGCCAGACTATAAGCGGATGCATGAACTGCGCCAGAAGTTTCCCAAAGTTCCTATCATGGCACTGACAGCCACAGCCACACCTCGGGTCCAGAAGGACATCCTTAACCAGTTGGCTATGACTCGACCACAAGT ATTCTCAATGAGCTTCAACAGGCACAATCTCATATATTCTGTATTACCTAAAAAGCCCAAGAAAGTCGGAGAGGACTGTATTAACTGGATCAAGAAACACTATCCAT ACGACTCAGGAATTGTATACTGCCTGTCACGGAATGACTGTGACAGCATGGCAGATAGTCTTCAGAGGGCAGGTATTGCAGCCCTAGCATACCACGCTGGGATAAATGACAGTGACCGAGAGTATGTCCAAAACAAGTGGATCAACCAGGATGGTTGTCAA GTCATATGTGCCACCATTGCATTTGGCATGGGCATTGACAAGCCTGATGTACGTTATGTGATCCATGCCAGCCTACCCAAGTCAGTGGAGGGCTACTACCAAGAATCAGGCAGAGCTGGCCGGGATGGAGAGATCTCCCACTGCATTCTCTTCTATTCTTACACAGATGTCATTCGCATCAAAAGACTAATAGCCT ACAAAGAAGGCAACCACCAATCCAAAGCCACTCACATAAACAACCTGCACAGCATGGTACATTACTGTGAAAATGTGACAGAGTGTAGGAGGATTCAGCTTCTTGCATATTTCGGAgaacacaaatttaatacaGAATTCTGCAGGCAGTATCCAGAGGTCATCTGTGACAACTGTGCCCGACCACAC CAATACAATGCAAGAAATGTGACTGAGGATGTGAAGAAGATTGTACGATTCATACAGGAAAACTGTGAGAAGGTCGGTGGCAAATGTCCCagatttttgcagcaaaacagACTCACTCTGAACATGCTGGTTGACATTTTTCTGG GCTCGAAAAGTGCCCGAATCAAGTCAGGCATGTATGGGATTGGAGCAGCGTACTCCAAACACAATGCAGAAAGGCTCTTTAAGAAACTAGTGCTGGACCACATTCTCGTGGAGGATCTGTATATTACTAATAATGGACAAGCTGTGGCCTACATATCAGCTGGCCTTAAAGCCATGGACGTCATCAATGGCATCATACAG GTGAATTTCCATGAGACTGAGAGTGCCTCTAGCATTAGAAAGCACAAAGCCACTGTGACCAAGAGTGTCTCTAAGAGGGAGGAAATGGTGAAGAGGTGTCTGGAAGAGCTTAATGAGCTGTGTAAAAAGCTTGGCAAAGTGTTTGGTCTTCATTACTACAACATCTTCTCCACAGCCACTTTGAAAAAGATTGCTG AAACACTGTCTACTGACCCTGAGGTGTTGCTGCAGATTGATGGCGTGACTGAGGACAAACTGGAGAAGTATGGAGCTGAGCTCATTGAGCTACTGGAGAAATATTCAAAATGGCAGCTGTCAG AAGTTGAGGAGCAGGCTGAGGGCTCTCATTCTACTGATGATTATTATGACAGAGATGGCAGCATGTCTGCCTACTTCAGGAGCAGCAAAGGtcaaggagaaaagagaaagaaaccacCCTTATCAAAGAACTCCAAAAGACGCAGGGGTTACAACAACCAGAACTTCTCTAAACG TGGAAACCAGTCTTCATCTAAAGGAAGACACATAGGTGCAGATCGAGTTTCTAAACATGCTCCttcagcaccagcaaggaggaAACCTGGCTTCATGGCTCTGCCCATTCCTCAGCGTGCTGAGCGGCCATTCCTCAAACCTGCCTTCTCTCAACTTGGCTGA
- the blm gene encoding recQ-like DNA helicase BLM isoform X5, giving the protein MPTLPHNNLKEQLERHSSAAARSKSLARSKPGTFCFKKKCTPGSAKAEVPQKLPGKAKTQTFNPVVNPFAVSKPSLVELSISRLHKPQKNRLTGTNGGKAVGLAEDYISSAIPLDDWDHFDDFETPVKGERAGPDKDLSPKGARAQTCSTENRDLPIVGSFGTSDKACFVSKKILAVDQGGAQSGHTDGESPINTTKHLISVKHKSLLSDCEDKSIATGIKATDKIVGDFNCSTAGNLKSPSGFDDTLFSVMESICCLVDTIPEHELISLTCGTELLLLRAHRKRIVADAALLENQQSDRGTNTHPRLLHKATSAVTSKGDRSSTHFQFNKSNASVISLDCNNSIFKDSDCIINDVVKGDACSLNPSLIQADNQHKGKISGLNNGNVNIQPGECSLSLSFNQSNGQTVAQEKMVHFTSPKNTMEVDRKNVDSNALVGGAGLQDHKESDDIGDFCISDFDIDDFSENDIPDYCEEPAAFSVTGSSSALPQPFCEGGLSNSYEVASRNLAHDRFWGFNFPHSPEMMKIFHKKFGLHQFRFNQLEAINATLLGEDTFVLMPTGGGKSLCYQLPACVSAGVTVVISPLRSLIVDQVQKLTALDVPATSLSGEKSDYEAGRIYMQLSKNDPVIKLLYATPEKICASGRMISALQNLYERGLLARFVIDEAHCVSQWGHDFRPDYKRMHELRQKFPKVPIMALTATATPRVQKDILNQLAMTRPQVFSMSFNRHNLIYSVLPKKPKKVGEDCINWIKKHYPYDSGIVYCLSRNDCDSMADSLQRAGIAALAYHAGINDSDREYVQNKWINQDGCQVICATIAFGMGIDKPDVRYVIHASLPKSVEGYYQESGRAGRDGEISHCILFYSYTDVIRIKRLIALDKEGNHQSKATHINNLHSMVHYCENVTECRRIQLLAYFGEHKFNTEFCRQYPEVICDNCARPHQYNARNVTEDVKKIVRFIQENCEKVGGKCPRFLQQNRLTLNMLVDIFLGSKSARIKSGMYGIGAAYSKHNAERLFKKLVLDHILVEDLYITNNGQAVAYISAGLKAMDVINGIIQVNFHETESASSIRKHKATVTKSVSKREEMVKRCLEELNELCKKLGKVFGLHYYNIFSTATLKKIAETLSTDPEVLLQIDGVTEDKLEKYGAELIELLEKYSKWQLSGFFVVFLFSSSFPGCADQTKLRSRLRALILLMIIMTEMAACLPTSGAAKVKEKRERNHPYQRTPKDAGVTTTRTSLNVETSLHLKEDT; this is encoded by the exons gacattttgctttaaaaagaaGTGTACACCAGGCAGTGCCAAAGCTGAAGTGCCTCAAAAG CTTCCAGGCAAAGCCAAGACACAGACATTCAACCCAGTAGTCAACCCATTTGCAGTGAGCAAACCTAGCCTTGTTGAGCTTTCCATCAGCAGATTGCATaaaccacaaaaaaacagactcaCAGGCACCAATGGAGGCAAAGCTGTAGGATTAGCTGAGGATTACATCTCGTCTGCTATTCCCTTGGACGACTGGGACCACTTTGATGATTTTGAAACTCCAGTCAAGGGAGAAAGAGCAGGACCAGACAAAGACCTATCACCTAAAGGTGCTAGAGCTCAGACTTGCAGCACTGAGAATAGGGATTTGCCAATAGTGGGATCTTTTGGCACGTCAGACAAAGCTTGCTTTGtttcaaaaaaaattcttgcTGTTGATCAGGGTGGTGCCCAGTCAGGACATACTGATGGTGAATCCCCCATCAatacaacaaaacatttaatttcagttaaacACAAGTCTCTGCTAAGTGACTGTGAAGACAAGAGCATTGCCACTGGCATTAAGGCTACTGATAAAATTGTGGGGGATTTCAACTGTTCAACAG CAGGCAATTTGAAGTCACCATCGG GGTTTGATGATACTCTCTTCAGTGTTATGGAGTCTATTTGTTGTCTAGTGGACACAATCCCTGAACATGAGCTTATATCCCTTACTTGTGGCACAGAATTGCTTTTACTGAGAGCTCACAG GAAAAGGATTGTAGCTGATGCTGCATTGTTGGAAAATCAGCAGTCAGACAGAGGAACCAACACTCACCCTAGGTTGCTTCACAAAGCTACTTCTGCTGTCACAAGCAAAGGCGATCGTTCATCTACACACTTTCAGTTCAATAAATCCAATGCTTCTGTTATATCTCTGGATTGCAACAATAGTATCTTTAAAGATTCAGACTGCATTATCAATGATGTGGTTAAAGGAGATGCCTGCAGCCTGAATCCTTCCCTTATACAGGCTGATAATCAACACAAGGGAAAAATCTCAGGCCTGAACAATGGTAATGTAAACATTCAACCTGGAGAATGTTCTTTGAGTCTGTCCTTCAATCAGTCAAATGGTCAGACTGTGGCTCAAGAGAAAATGGTACATTTCACCTCTCCTAAGAATACAATGGAGGTGGACAGAAAGAATGTGGACAGCAACGCATTAGTTGGAGGGGCTGGTTTACAAGACCACAAAGAATCAGATGACATAGGTGACTTCTGCATAAGTGACTTTGACATTGATGACTTCAGTGAGAATGATATCCCAGATTATTGTGAAGAACCTGCAGCTTTCTCTGTGACAGGGAGTTCCAGTGCCCTACCACAGCCATTTTGTGAAGGAGGACTCTCGAACTcctatg AGGTTGCATCCAGAAATCTAGCACATGATCGCTTCTGGGGCTTCAACTTTCCCCACTCTCCAGAGATGATGAAGATTTTCCACAAGAAGTTTGGTCTTCATCAGTTCAGATTCAATCAGCTAGAAGCCATCAATGCTACTCTGCTGGGAGAGGACACATTTGTGCTAATGCCTACAG GAGGGGGTAAAAGCCTTTGCTATCAGCTGCCTGCTTGTGTCTCCGCTGGAGTGACTGTGGTGATATCTCCACTTCGTTCCCTTATTGTGGATCAGGTCCAGAAGCTTACAGCTTTAGAT gtCCCTGCCACTAGCTtgtctggggaaaaaagtgacTATGAGGCTGGACGAATCTACATGCAGCTTTCTAAGAACGATCCAGTCATCAAACTGCTTTATGCCACTCCTGAAAAG ATCTGTGCAAGTGGGAGGATGATCAGTGCTCTGCAGAATCTGTATGAACGAGGTCTGCTTGCTCGTTTTGTCATCGATGAGGCACACTGTGTCAGCCAG TGGGGACATGACTTCAGGCCAGACTATAAGCGGATGCATGAACTGCGCCAGAAGTTTCCCAAAGTTCCTATCATGGCACTGACAGCCACAGCCACACCTCGGGTCCAGAAGGACATCCTTAACCAGTTGGCTATGACTCGACCACAAGT ATTCTCAATGAGCTTCAACAGGCACAATCTCATATATTCTGTATTACCTAAAAAGCCCAAGAAAGTCGGAGAGGACTGTATTAACTGGATCAAGAAACACTATCCAT ACGACTCAGGAATTGTATACTGCCTGTCACGGAATGACTGTGACAGCATGGCAGATAGTCTTCAGAGGGCAGGTATTGCAGCCCTAGCATACCACGCTGGGATAAATGACAGTGACCGAGAGTATGTCCAAAACAAGTGGATCAACCAGGATGGTTGTCAA GTCATATGTGCCACCATTGCATTTGGCATGGGCATTGACAAGCCTGATGTACGTTATGTGATCCATGCCAGCCTACCCAAGTCAGTGGAGGGCTACTACCAAGAATCAGGCAGAGCTGGCCGGGATGGAGAGATCTCCCACTGCATTCTCTTCTATTCTTACACAGATGTCATTCGCATCAAAAGACTAATAGCCT TAGACAAAGAAGGCAACCACCAATCCAAAGCCACTCACATAAACAACCTGCACAGCATGGTACATTACTGTGAAAATGTGACAGAGTGTAGGAGGATTCAGCTTCTTGCATATTTCGGAgaacacaaatttaatacaGAATTCTGCAGGCAGTATCCAGAGGTCATCTGTGACAACTGTGCCCGACCACAC CAATACAATGCAAGAAATGTGACTGAGGATGTGAAGAAGATTGTACGATTCATACAGGAAAACTGTGAGAAGGTCGGTGGCAAATGTCCCagatttttgcagcaaaacagACTCACTCTGAACATGCTGGTTGACATTTTTCTGG GCTCGAAAAGTGCCCGAATCAAGTCAGGCATGTATGGGATTGGAGCAGCGTACTCCAAACACAATGCAGAAAGGCTCTTTAAGAAACTAGTGCTGGACCACATTCTCGTGGAGGATCTGTATATTACTAATAATGGACAAGCTGTGGCCTACATATCAGCTGGCCTTAAAGCCATGGACGTCATCAATGGCATCATACAG GTGAATTTCCATGAGACTGAGAGTGCCTCTAGCATTAGAAAGCACAAAGCCACTGTGACCAAGAGTGTCTCTAAGAGGGAGGAAATGGTGAAGAGGTGTCTGGAAGAGCTTAATGAGCTGTGTAAAAAGCTTGGCAAAGTGTTTGGTCTTCATTACTACAACATCTTCTCCACAGCCACTTTGAAAAAGATTGCTG AAACACTGTCTACTGACCCTGAGGTGTTGCTGCAGATTGATGGCGTGACTGAGGACAAACTGGAGAAGTATGGAGCTGAGCTCATTGAGCTACTGGAGAAATATTCAAAATGGCAGCTGTCAG GATTCTTCGTCGTCTTCttattctcttcttcttttcctggCTGTGCAGACCAAACT AAGTTGAGGAGCAGGCTGAGGGCTCTCATTCTACTGATGATTATTATGACAGAGATGGCAGCATGTCTGCCTACTTCAGGAGCAGCAAAGGtcaaggagaaaagagaaagaaaccacCCTTATCAAAGAACTCCAAAAGACGCAGGGGTTACAACAACCAGAACTTCTCTAAACG TGGAAACCAGTCTTCATCTAAAGGAAGACACATAG